The bacterium genome contains the following window.
GTCCACCCCGTATCAGCCAATGCCCGCTCAAGGGCGTCCAAAGCCCCGAGATAGACCGTTTCGCATGCGGCATAGTATTCAGCAGATCGCTGCATCCACAGCACGCTGTGCAGCAACTCATGCGTCTGGCGGTGATAGACGTACGGCTTCGACCCCGCACAGCCGATCAAGATGGCTCCAACTAACAAAAGAACAGCGTATCGCATCGATCATTCCTCAAATGTGTCTCACACAAGTAGCCAAAATCAAAGATGAAAGGCAACCCCTTCTCTTCACTTCCTGTCAACTCTGCGCTCCTTAGAAAAAAACCCCCGCCGAGCGGCGGGGGCCTTAAAATCAATCAATCCAAAGATTAAGCAGCGGACTTCTTAGACTTCTTCGCTGGCTTCTTCTCTTCTGCAGCAGGAGCCGGAGCCGTCACTGCACCTTCATAACCCACCAATTCAATGATGGCCAACGGTGCGGCATCACCCAGACGCGGCCCAAGCTTGATAATCCGCGTGTAGCCGCCCGGACGATCCGCCATCTTCGGCGCGATATCGTCAAACAGCGTCGAAATAGCAGACTTCCGCGAGCAGAAGCGTGCCACGTCACGACGCGCCGCCAGCGTGCCCGACTTGGCTTTGGTAATCAACTTCTCGGCAAACGGCCGGAGTTCCCGCGCCTTGCCCAAAGTCGTCTTGATTCGTTTATGCTCAAACAGCTCCTGCGTC
Protein-coding sequences here:
- the rplQ gene encoding 50S ribosomal protein L17, coding for MRHLNKGRQLSRSSSHKKALLGNLTQELFEHKRIKTTLGKARELRPFAEKLITKAKSGTLAARRDVARFCSRKSAISTLFDDIAPKMADRPGGYTRIIKLGPRLGDAAPLAIIELVGYEGAVTAPAPAAEEKKPAKKSKKSAA